From Acidimicrobiales bacterium, one genomic window encodes:
- the truA gene encoding tRNA pseudouridine(38-40) synthase TruA, whose amino-acid sequence MVERLPPPPPEGFVRIRMRVAYDGSGFSGFMKNPEARTIEGALEEALTESLRHPVTLSCAGRTDKGVHARGQVVAFDADAAHVDANALGRALNRKLGPEIAVDRIEEAPPTFDARLSCTARSYRYHVLNRPVGDPLRRHVTWHVPQQLNVEAMAAAAGPLVGLHDFTAFSKKNKSRPTEVFLRRVHSAEWVRADDIVRFDITANAFTHQMVRSLVGMLVAIGLGRREVADLDEVLRGLDRSAAPSPAPPGGLVLWEAHYD is encoded by the coding sequence ATGGTCGAGCGCCTGCCACCACCGCCGCCCGAGGGATTCGTTCGGATCCGGATGCGGGTTGCCTACGACGGCAGCGGCTTCTCGGGCTTCATGAAGAACCCCGAGGCGCGCACCATCGAGGGCGCGCTCGAGGAGGCGCTCACAGAGTCGTTGCGCCATCCGGTCACGCTCAGTTGCGCCGGTCGCACCGACAAGGGCGTCCACGCCCGAGGTCAGGTCGTCGCGTTCGACGCCGACGCCGCACACGTCGACGCCAACGCTCTCGGCCGGGCCCTGAACCGCAAGCTCGGTCCGGAGATCGCCGTCGACCGGATCGAGGAGGCGCCGCCGACGTTCGATGCCCGGCTCAGCTGCACGGCTCGTAGCTACCGCTATCACGTGCTCAATCGGCCCGTTGGCGACCCGCTCCGTCGTCATGTCACCTGGCATGTCCCCCAACAGTTGAACGTCGAGGCGATGGCCGCCGCCGCAGGGCCCCTCGTCGGACTGCACGACTTCACCGCGTTCAGCAAGAAGAACAAGTCGCGCCCCACCGAGGTCTTCCTGCGCCGGGTGCATTCGGCCGAGTGGGTGCGAGCCGACGACATCGTGCGGTTCGACATCACCGCCAACGCCTTCACCCACCAGATGGTCCGCAGCCTCGTCGGCATGCTCGTCGCCATCGGCCTCGGTCGACGGGAGGTGGCCGACCTCGACGAGGTCCTGCGCGGGCTCGATCGCAGTGCCGCCCCGAGCCCGGCCCCGCCCGGTGGACTGGTGCTCTGGGAAGCGCACTACGACTGA
- the rplM gene encoding 50S ribosomal protein L13 yields MSTTSIKAGEIERSWHVVDAEGLVLGRLATEVANILRGKHKAIYTPNLDTGDHVIIVNADKVVLTAGKADKKLVHRHSGYPGGLKTETYAQKMARKPEQAVQDTIKGMLPKTRLGRAQLKKLKVYAGPTHPHSAQNPQPLEIAHAAARPRA; encoded by the coding sequence GTGTCCACCACCTCAATCAAAGCCGGCGAGATCGAACGCTCCTGGCACGTCGTCGATGCAGAAGGCCTCGTCCTCGGCCGGCTCGCGACCGAAGTCGCCAACATCCTCCGTGGGAAGCACAAGGCGATCTACACGCCCAACCTCGACACCGGCGATCACGTGATCATCGTCAACGCTGACAAGGTCGTCCTGACGGCCGGCAAGGCCGACAAGAAGCTCGTCCACCGCCACTCGGGCTACCCGGGCGGACTCAAGACCGAGACCTATGCACAGAAGATGGCCCGCAAGCCCGAACAGGCCGTGCAGGACACCATCAAGGGCATGCTCCCGAAGACCCGCCTCGGCCGTGCCCAGCTCAAGAAGCTGAAGGTCTACGCCGGTCCCACCCATCCGCATTCGGCTCAGAACCCCCAGCCGCTCGAGATCGCCCACGCCGCCGCGCGTCCCCGGGCCTGA
- the rpsI gene encoding 30S ribosomal protein S9 produces the protein MTAPLTQTTGRRKRAVARVRLRPGTGVVTVNGKPLDDYFPSRTHRQNAIQPLTMLELGEAYDVDATIHGGGTTGQAGALRLGIARSLIALDEEHRAPLRSAGFVTRDPRKKESKKYGLKKARKAPQYSKR, from the coding sequence ATGACTGCTCCGCTCACCCAGACCACCGGCCGCCGCAAGCGCGCCGTCGCCCGCGTCCGTCTGCGTCCCGGCACCGGTGTCGTGACCGTCAACGGCAAGCCGCTCGACGACTACTTCCCGTCGCGGACCCATCGTCAGAACGCGATCCAGCCGCTCACCATGCTCGAGCTCGGCGAGGCCTACGACGTCGACGCGACGATCCACGGCGGCGGCACCACCGGCCAGGCCGGTGCCCTGCGTCTCGGTATCGCCCGTTCGCTGATCGCCCTCGACGAGGAGCACCGCGCGCCGTTGCGCTCGGCCGGCTTCGTCACCCGCGACCCGCGCAAGAAGGAGTCCAAGAAGTACGGCCTCAAGAAGGCCCGCAAGGCTCCGCAGTACAGCAAGCGCTAG
- the glmM gene encoding phosphoglucosamine mutase translates to MSLRFGTDGIRADARDVLTAPVVAALGRAGAEALGADGLVVGRDTRASGPTLAAALHAGVLAAGGRSVDLGIVPTPAVALWCAREGVAGAMVSASHNPWHDNGIKFFAPGGVKLGDDVQDRIQVRFDELLADADTPVVGTGEDRHRDAVERHVAAIVASLDGRSLTGLRVVADAANGAATPVIAEVFGRLGADVHVIHASPDGHNINDGCGSTHPADLQTAVRERGADLGVAFDGDADRLVAVDASGALVDGDQVIAICALDRHARGRLAGDAVVVTVMTNLGFRRSMDAAGIHVIDTKVGDRHVLEALDAGGYSLGGEQSGHVIFRDLASTGDGVLSAVQLLDVVVRTGRPLGDLAAAAMTRLPQVLRNVRVASRPDDVDAVLAPFVEASMGRMAGRGRVLIRPSGTEPLIRVMVEAETDAEAQAEADSLVAAVESLFT, encoded by the coding sequence GTGAGCCTTCGCTTCGGAACTGATGGCATCCGGGCCGACGCCCGAGATGTGCTGACCGCCCCGGTGGTGGCGGCCCTCGGACGCGCCGGCGCGGAGGCGCTCGGCGCCGACGGCCTCGTCGTGGGCCGCGACACGCGGGCTTCGGGCCCTACCCTGGCAGCTGCGCTGCACGCCGGTGTGCTCGCCGCGGGGGGACGTTCTGTCGACCTCGGCATCGTGCCGACCCCGGCGGTTGCGCTCTGGTGTGCCCGGGAGGGAGTCGCCGGCGCCATGGTGTCGGCGAGTCACAACCCGTGGCACGACAACGGCATCAAGTTCTTCGCCCCCGGTGGCGTCAAGCTCGGCGACGATGTCCAGGACCGGATACAGGTCCGCTTCGACGAACTGCTGGCTGATGCCGACACCCCGGTCGTCGGAACCGGCGAAGACCGCCACCGCGATGCCGTGGAGCGCCACGTGGCCGCGATCGTCGCCAGCCTCGACGGGCGATCGCTCACCGGCCTGCGGGTCGTCGCCGATGCGGCGAACGGCGCCGCCACGCCGGTGATCGCCGAGGTCTTCGGCCGGCTCGGTGCCGATGTGCACGTCATCCACGCGTCGCCCGACGGGCACAACATCAACGACGGCTGCGGGTCGACCCACCCCGCCGATCTCCAGACGGCGGTCCGCGAACGGGGCGCCGATCTCGGCGTGGCCTTCGACGGCGATGCCGACCGACTCGTCGCCGTCGATGCGTCGGGCGCGTTGGTCGACGGCGATCAGGTCATCGCGATCTGCGCGCTCGATCGGCATGCCCGCGGGCGATTGGCCGGAGACGCCGTCGTGGTCACGGTCATGACGAACCTCGGGTTTCGGCGTTCGATGGATGCCGCCGGCATCCACGTGATCGATACGAAGGTCGGCGACCGTCATGTGCTCGAGGCGCTCGACGCGGGGGGCTACAGCCTCGGTGGCGAACAGTCGGGCCACGTGATCTTCCGGGATCTCGCGTCGACCGGCGACGGCGTCTTGAGCGCCGTGCAGTTGCTCGATGTCGTCGTCCGGACCGGTCGACCGCTCGGCGATCTCGCCGCGGCGGCCATGACCCGACTCCCGCAGGTCCTTCGCAATGTTCGCGTGGCCTCCCGGCCCGACGACGTCGATGCCGTGCTCGCTCCGTTCGTCGAGGCGTCGATGGGTCGCATGGCCGGGAGGGGGCGAGTGCTGATCCGTCCCTCGGGGACCGAGCCGCTGATCCGGGTGATGGTCGAAGCCGAGACCGATGCCGAGGCGCAGGCGGAGGCCGACAGTCTCGTCGCTGCGGTGGAATCGCTGTTCACCTGA
- a CDS encoding SIS domain-containing protein: MRPLTGVAGSLRDAVDVTAALRAAADELMTVDALLRGVPGVRLLLEDASVAPALTHHCGEIQAAVEAIEAAMEIGAELPTAELERRNHELIRVRDGVWAITRDRLRAAETVAMLAGDARDQGALEAFLSVHQALSAIDRLEVRGRDSAGLHLLIHDHALDLDDPAVQAAIAARSGDATFGSGSVRLVDGVLSIVHKTAAEIGELGDNTAVIRQAFADDHLLHAALANDTARTLVLGHTRWASIGIISEPNAHPLNSDLIGTTGPYVVGALNGDVDNFADLIAEEGVTITPSITTDAKVIPSLMSRRLDDGLESAEAFRRTVATFEGSVAIGASTASAPDRLQLALRGSGQALYIGLAEDAYIVASEPYGVVEETMRYIRMDGETPGNPENPNASRGQIIELDGNEGGMLSGILRKAYDGTDLPVTEDDVALAQITTRDIDRGDHPHYLMKEIGEAPTSFRKTLRGKVVEGPDGPSVSLGPEIIPTEVRAGLADGSISRVLVIGQGTAAVAGQSLAATLDVLVPNGALSTQAILATELSGFSLRADMSDTLIVAVSQSGTTTDTNRTVDIVRNRGAKVIAIVNRRGSDLTDRADGVLYTSDGRDVEMSVASTKAFYAQIAAGLLIAIAVADELLGDEGAADRRALLEAITSLPTAMETVIGRRELIGQAARSFAPSRRYWALVGNGSNRIAAQEVRIKLSELCYKSIAADSTEDKKHIDLSSEPLILVCAAGLSGSTADDVAKEVAIFRAHKAAPIVIADEGEGRFDAALAVLPVPAVDSRLGFILSAMVGHLFGYEVALAIDAQARPMREARSAIEQVAARSDVNGEAALATVQPVIERLATAFFDGNRTGAFNGHLEAGTAVRIGSLLRFALRSTPLESYQIEYGKVGTPAVVLDDLAAALTMGIEELTRPIDAIKHQAKTVTVGISRSDETLLEVALARAALDAGAPRDRLSYASLRTLADLDPAVTEVLGHTRYRIEGLDEHGDGEATAVVVDRGGISQNIPSRTDRSPTLRGTKHQVALERRVFVALGRSDGRSLVFVPELKDNVTTGLTLLQVRFADGLTPGAARGVLQGYRNRYSALRDAVLETEDVFREDILGEQSVADLLTLPINVLADRWRVNGDG, translated from the coding sequence GTGCGCCCGCTCACGGGGGTCGCGGGTTCCCTGCGCGACGCCGTCGACGTCACCGCGGCACTGCGGGCGGCGGCCGACGAACTCATGACCGTCGATGCGCTCCTGCGGGGTGTGCCGGGCGTCCGCCTGCTGCTCGAAGACGCCTCGGTGGCGCCGGCGCTCACCCATCACTGTGGTGAGATCCAGGCTGCGGTCGAGGCGATCGAGGCCGCGATGGAGATCGGTGCCGAGCTGCCGACCGCCGAGCTCGAGCGTCGTAATCACGAGCTGATCCGCGTCCGCGACGGCGTGTGGGCGATCACGCGAGATCGCCTCCGCGCCGCGGAGACGGTGGCGATGTTGGCCGGCGACGCCCGTGATCAGGGTGCGCTCGAGGCCTTCTTGTCGGTGCACCAGGCATTGAGCGCGATCGATCGGCTCGAGGTTCGCGGCCGTGACTCGGCCGGCCTGCACCTGCTGATCCACGACCACGCGCTCGATCTCGACGACCCTGCGGTCCAGGCCGCGATCGCCGCCCGCAGCGGCGATGCCACGTTCGGCTCGGGCAGCGTGCGTCTCGTCGACGGCGTGCTCAGCATCGTGCACAAGACGGCGGCCGAAATCGGGGAGCTCGGCGACAACACGGCGGTCATCCGACAGGCCTTCGCCGACGACCACCTGCTGCACGCGGCACTTGCCAACGACACCGCGAGAACACTGGTGCTCGGCCACACCCGATGGGCCTCGATCGGGATCATCAGCGAGCCCAACGCCCATCCGCTCAACAGCGATCTCATCGGCACCACCGGGCCCTATGTCGTCGGTGCGCTCAATGGCGACGTCGACAACTTCGCCGACCTCATCGCCGAAGAAGGCGTGACGATCACGCCGTCGATCACCACCGACGCCAAGGTCATTCCCAGCCTCATGAGCCGTCGCCTCGACGACGGACTCGAGTCGGCTGAGGCGTTCCGTCGTACCGTCGCGACCTTCGAAGGCTCGGTCGCCATCGGCGCCTCGACCGCGAGCGCGCCGGACCGACTCCAGCTCGCGCTTCGCGGCAGCGGCCAGGCCCTCTACATCGGTCTCGCGGAAGACGCCTACATCGTGGCCAGCGAGCCCTATGGCGTGGTCGAGGAGACCATGCGCTACATCCGCATGGACGGTGAGACGCCGGGCAATCCGGAGAACCCCAACGCGAGCCGTGGGCAGATCATCGAGCTCGACGGCAACGAGGGCGGGATGCTCTCGGGCATTCTCCGCAAGGCCTACGACGGCACCGATCTCCCCGTCACGGAGGATGACGTCGCCCTCGCCCAGATCACCACGCGCGACATCGACCGTGGTGACCACCCGCACTATCTGATGAAGGAGATCGGCGAGGCCCCGACGTCGTTCCGCAAGACGCTGCGCGGCAAGGTCGTCGAGGGGCCCGACGGGCCGAGCGTGTCGCTCGGGCCGGAGATCATCCCCACCGAGGTGCGCGCGGGCCTGGCCGACGGTTCGATCTCGCGGGTGCTCGTGATCGGACAGGGCACCGCGGCGGTCGCCGGGCAGTCGCTCGCCGCGACACTCGACGTGCTGGTTCCGAACGGCGCGTTGAGCACGCAGGCGATCCTCGCCACCGAGCTGTCGGGGTTCTCGCTGCGCGCCGACATGAGCGACACACTGATCGTGGCCGTGAGTCAGTCGGGCACGACGACCGACACGAACCGCACGGTCGACATCGTCCGCAATCGCGGCGCGAAGGTGATCGCCATCGTCAACCGGCGCGGGAGCGACCTGACCGACCGAGCCGACGGCGTGCTCTACACCTCCGACGGACGCGATGTGGAGATGTCGGTCGCGTCGACGAAGGCCTTCTACGCGCAGATCGCAGCGGGCCTGCTCATCGCGATCGCGGTGGCCGACGAACTGTTGGGCGACGAGGGCGCCGCCGATCGGCGGGCGTTGCTCGAGGCGATCACCTCGCTCCCGACGGCCATGGAGACGGTGATCGGGCGTCGCGAACTGATCGGTCAGGCCGCCCGCAGCTTCGCCCCGAGCCGGCGCTACTGGGCGCTGGTCGGCAACGGCAGCAACCGCATCGCCGCCCAGGAAGTGCGGATCAAGCTCTCCGAGCTCTGCTACAAGTCGATCGCCGCCGACAGTACCGAGGACAAGAAGCACATCGATCTCTCCTCGGAACCGCTCATCCTCGTGTGCGCGGCCGGCCTGTCGGGCTCCACTGCCGACGACGTCGCGAAGGAAGTCGCGATCTTCCGGGCCCACAAGGCTGCCCCGATCGTCATCGCCGACGAGGGCGAGGGCCGCTTCGATGCTGCGCTCGCCGTGCTTCCCGTCCCCGCCGTCGACTCCCGGCTCGGATTCATCCTGTCCGCGATGGTCGGTCACCTCTTCGGCTACGAGGTCGCCCTGGCGATCGACGCGCAGGCCCGGCCGATGCGTGAGGCCCGCAGCGCGATCGAACAGGTCGCCGCCCGCTCCGACGTCAACGGCGAGGCCGCGCTCGCGACCGTGCAACCGGTGATCGAACGACTCGCCACCGCGTTCTTCGACGGCAACCGGACCGGCGCCTTCAACGGACACCTCGAGGCGGGGACCGCCGTGCGGATCGGTTCCCTACTGCGGTTCGCGCTCCGGTCGACGCCGCTCGAGTCGTACCAGATCGAGTACGGCAAGGTCGGCACGCCGGCCGTCGTGCTCGACGATCTCGCCGCCGCGTTGACCATGGGGATCGAGGAGCTCACGCGACCGATCGATGCGATCAAGCACCAGGCGAAGACGGTGACCGTCGGGATCTCCCGCTCCGACGAGACGCTGCTCGAGGTCGCCCTGGCCCGGGCGGCACTCGATGCCGGCGCGCCGCGTGACCGGCTCAGCTACGCCTCGTTGCGGACGCTGGCCGACCTCGACCCGGCGGTGACGGAAGTCCTCGGACACACGCGCTATCGCATCGAAGGCCTCGACGAGCACGGCGACGGCGAGGCCACGGCGGTCGTCGTCGATCGCGGCGGCATCAGCCAGAACATCCCGTCGCGCACCGACCGGTCGCCGACCCTGCGGGGCACCAAGCACCAGGTCGCGCTCGAGCGCCGGGTCTTCGTCGCCCTGGGTCGCAGCGACGGTCGATCGTTGGTCTTCGTCCCCGAGCTGAAGGACAACGTCACGACCGGCCTGACGCTCCTCCAGGTCCGTTTCGCCGACGGGCTGACCCCGGGGGCGGCTCGTGGTGTGCTCCAGGGCTACCGCAACCGCTACTCGGCCCTGCGCGATGCCGTGCTCGAGACCGAGGACGTCTTTCGCGAAGACATCCTCGGCGAGCAGTCCGTTGCCGACCTCCTCACCCTTCCGATCAATGTGCTCGCCGACCGCTGGCGGGTCAACGGCGACGGGTAG
- a CDS encoding holo-ACP synthase, whose translation MIGIGTDLVDIDRFRTVLARTPSLAERVFRADERAYAERAADPTPRLAARFAAKEATLKSLGLGLGAMALSDIEVVKHEDGRPELRLHGTAAEAARQVGAQRFLLTISHTDHLAQATVVALAS comes from the coding sequence ATGATCGGCATCGGCACTGACCTGGTCGACATCGACCGCTTCCGGACGGTGCTCGCCCGCACGCCGAGTCTCGCCGAGCGGGTGTTTCGTGCCGACGAACGGGCCTATGCCGAGCGGGCCGCCGACCCGACGCCTCGTCTTGCCGCCCGGTTCGCGGCCAAGGAGGCGACGTTGAAGTCGCTCGGGTTGGGTCTCGGGGCGATGGCCCTGTCCGACATCGAGGTGGTGAAGCACGAGGACGGGCGACCCGAGCTCCGGCTCCACGGCACCGCCGCCGAAGCGGCCCGCCAGGTGGGGGCACAACGGTTCCTGCTCACGATCTCCCACACCGATCACCTCGCCCAAGCGACCGTGGTGGCGCTCGCCTCATGA
- a CDS encoding NAD(P)H-hydrate dehydratase, with product MTEIDAAAADRIDDLIDRAGRAVARSAIRMLGGSYGRRVVVLAGPGNNGADGRVAAHHLERRGVRVTVVDALTAPSALPAADLVVDAAFGNGLSRDYVAPAVAPFTPVLAVDIPSGVDGLTGRCLGAPLRADRTVTFQALAPGLVLEPGRDLAGSVEVVDIGLALGDVSVHVVEPSDVGALLTRRPVDDHKWRSGVRVVGGSPGMTGAAWLAARSAQRCGAGIVQLSMPGARGDEGPIESVAVPLPLDGWADAAFATIEERVCAVLVGPGLGPVGGVELMAACGLDQPVVFDGDALRPELVTMLADRAAATVLTPHDGEWRRLGGSDDADRIGATRAFAQAHQVTVVRKGPTTIVAAPDGSARVIVSGTAALATAGTGDVLAGAIVALLARGHSGPDAATIAAHVHGVAGARLGPGLVASEVADLLPAVIADLGAHG from the coding sequence ATGACCGAGATCGATGCGGCCGCGGCCGACCGGATCGACGACCTGATCGATCGCGCCGGCCGCGCGGTGGCGCGGTCGGCGATCCGGATGCTGGGCGGGTCCTACGGTCGTCGCGTCGTCGTGCTCGCCGGTCCGGGCAACAATGGTGCCGACGGCCGTGTCGCCGCCCACCATCTCGAACGCCGCGGGGTGCGGGTGACGGTCGTCGATGCACTCACCGCGCCGTCGGCGCTGCCTGCGGCCGATCTCGTGGTCGATGCCGCGTTCGGCAACGGGCTCAGCCGTGACTATGTCGCGCCCGCAGTCGCACCCTTCACTCCGGTGCTCGCCGTCGACATTCCGTCGGGGGTCGACGGCCTCACGGGTCGATGCCTCGGCGCACCGCTGCGGGCGGATCGGACCGTGACCTTCCAGGCGCTCGCGCCGGGTCTCGTGCTCGAGCCCGGTCGCGACCTCGCAGGTTCGGTGGAGGTCGTCGACATCGGACTGGCGCTCGGCGACGTCTCGGTGCACGTGGTCGAACCATCCGACGTCGGTGCGCTCCTCACCCGGCGACCGGTCGACGATCACAAGTGGCGCTCGGGCGTGCGTGTCGTCGGTGGTTCGCCGGGGATGACGGGCGCCGCATGGCTCGCCGCTCGCTCGGCGCAGCGGTGCGGCGCCGGCATCGTCCAGCTGTCGATGCCGGGTGCCAGAGGCGACGAGGGCCCGATCGAGTCGGTCGCCGTGCCACTGCCGCTCGACGGCTGGGCCGATGCGGCGTTCGCCACGATCGAGGAACGGGTGTGTGCCGTGCTCGTCGGTCCCGGCCTCGGACCGGTCGGCGGGGTCGAGCTGATGGCGGCCTGCGGTCTCGACCAGCCGGTCGTGTTCGACGGCGATGCCCTGCGACCGGAGCTCGTCACCATGCTCGCCGACCGCGCTGCCGCCACGGTGTTGACGCCCCACGACGGTGAGTGGCGTCGCCTCGGGGGATCGGACGACGCCGATCGGATCGGGGCGACCCGGGCGTTCGCCCAGGCCCATCAGGTGACCGTCGTGCGGAAGGGGCCGACCACCATCGTGGCTGCACCCGACGGATCGGCGAGGGTGATCGTCTCGGGCACCGCGGCTCTGGCCACGGCCGGCACCGGCGACGTGCTGGCGGGCGCGATCGTCGCCCTCCTGGCGCGGGGCCACTCCGGCCCCGACGCGGCGACGATCGCGGCACACGTCCACGGCGTCGCCGGTGCGCGGCTGGGCCCCGGACTCGTCGCGTCCGAGGTCGCCGATCTCCTGCCTGCGGTGATCGCCGATCTCGGCGCGCATGGCTGA
- a CDS encoding DUF3524 domain-containing protein, which translates to MAETGMGLRIDVVEPFFAGSHRAWAEGWATHSRHDVCLHTMPGSAWRWRMRGAAVTIAPRLVADAEQRGSPDLLVVSDMVDLGDLLARTRLTHGRVPVVLYLHENQLTYPRRPGEPLDTGLAWITWRNLTFADEIWCNSAFHRDELLGALPELLHGVPDHDHTDLLSGVAGRMRVLPVGVDIPAPGPRERPPLILSNQRWHHDKDVDAVVRALLRLAESGVEFRVAVIGDHRGGHAAEIDPLLDRLGGRVIARGLQDRAAYESLVGRADIVVSAAKNEFFGVAVVEAVGAGAVPVLPDAVAYPEIIPAEFHPVALYARGELRAALAATLAALDDRRGAVAGLAASMTRFAWTVVAPSYDRAAEALAVERPPAER; encoded by the coding sequence ATGGCTGAGACCGGCATGGGCCTGCGCATCGATGTCGTCGAGCCCTTCTTCGCCGGCTCCCATCGAGCCTGGGCGGAGGGTTGGGCGACCCACTCCCGCCACGACGTGTGCCTCCACACCATGCCCGGTTCGGCATGGCGGTGGCGGATGCGGGGCGCGGCGGTGACCATCGCCCCTCGGCTCGTCGCCGATGCCGAGCAGCGTGGGTCACCCGATCTGCTCGTCGTGTCCGACATGGTCGACCTGGGCGATCTCCTGGCCCGGACCCGACTGACCCACGGCAGGGTTCCGGTCGTCCTCTATCTCCACGAGAATCAGCTGACCTATCCGCGCCGGCCCGGTGAACCCCTCGACACGGGGCTCGCGTGGATCACGTGGCGCAACCTCACGTTCGCCGACGAGATCTGGTGCAACTCCGCCTTCCACCGCGATGAGCTCCTCGGCGCGCTTCCCGAGCTGCTCCACGGCGTTCCCGATCACGACCACACCGATCTTCTCTCGGGCGTGGCCGGGCGGATGCGGGTGCTGCCCGTGGGGGTCGACATCCCCGCACCCGGGCCGCGGGAACGGCCCCCGCTGATTCTCAGCAATCAGCGCTGGCACCACGACAAGGACGTCGACGCGGTGGTGCGGGCGTTGCTGCGGCTCGCCGAGTCCGGTGTCGAGTTCCGTGTTGCGGTGATCGGTGACCATCGCGGGGGTCACGCGGCGGAGATCGATCCGCTGCTCGACCGGCTGGGCGGTCGCGTCATCGCCCGCGGCCTGCAGGATCGGGCCGCCTACGAGTCGCTCGTCGGGCGGGCCGACATCGTCGTGTCGGCCGCGAAGAACGAGTTCTTCGGTGTCGCGGTCGTCGAGGCGGTCGGCGCGGGTGCCGTTCCGGTGTTGCCCGACGCGGTGGCATATCCGGAGATCATCCCGGCCGAGTTCCATCCCGTCGCCCTCTACGCGCGGGGCGAGTTGCGCGCCGCGCTGGCGGCCACGCTGGCGGCGCTCGATGATCGCCGTGGTGCCGTCGCAGGACTCGCGGCGTCGATGACCAGGTTTGCGTGGACCGTCGTGGCGCCGAGCTACGACCGGGCGGCCGAGGCGCTGGCCGTCGAGCGGCCCCCGGCCGAGCGCTAG
- a CDS encoding P1 family peptidase has protein sequence MEIAVEGVTVGHWTDDDARTGCTVIRLPGGTVASGEVRGGAPASREFALLDPTRLVAAVDAVVLSGGSAFGLAAADGVMEVLEEEGRGFATAHGPVPIVVALSLYDLGVGSSAVRPDARAGAHAARVAGRSPAAGRVGAGTGATVGKWRGPDHARPGGLGIVNVRRGELSLTAIIANNAAGEIDDGSVGAAVLDASFDGWPDRATFGSNTVIGVVVTNAILDKVDCRLLAEGAHDGLARAITPPHMRSDGDAFVAAATGLVEAAVDDVRLMAVVAVEQAVRESVGRLDG, from the coding sequence GTGGAGATCGCCGTCGAAGGAGTGACCGTCGGTCATTGGACCGATGACGACGCCAGGACCGGGTGCACGGTGATCCGGCTTCCTGGCGGGACCGTCGCCTCCGGTGAGGTGCGCGGCGGTGCCCCCGCGAGCCGTGAGTTCGCCCTGCTCGACCCGACCCGGCTGGTCGCGGCTGTGGATGCGGTGGTGCTGAGCGGCGGTTCGGCGTTCGGGTTGGCTGCGGCCGACGGCGTCATGGAGGTGCTCGAGGAGGAGGGGCGTGGGTTTGCGACGGCCCACGGCCCGGTGCCGATCGTGGTCGCGCTGTCGCTCTACGACCTCGGGGTCGGATCGTCGGCGGTGCGGCCCGATGCCCGGGCCGGTGCCCACGCCGCGCGTGTGGCTGGACGCTCACCCGCGGCGGGCCGTGTCGGCGCCGGGACGGGTGCGACGGTGGGGAAGTGGCGTGGACCCGATCACGCCCGACCGGGGGGTCTCGGCATCGTCAACGTCCGGCGTGGCGAGCTGTCGCTCACGGCGATCATCGCCAACAACGCGGCCGGTGAGATCGACGACGGTTCGGTCGGCGCGGCCGTGCTCGACGCGTCGTTCGACGGATGGCCCGACCGCGCCACGTTCGGTTCCAACACCGTGATCGGCGTCGTGGTGACCAACGCGATCCTCGACAAGGTCGACTGTCGACTCCTCGCCGAGGGTGCCCACGACGGGCTCGCCCGGGCGATCACGCCGCCGCACATGCGCAGCGATGGCGATGCGTTCGTCGCCGCCGCCACCGGGCTCGTGGAGGCCGCGGTGGACGATGTTCGTCTGATGGCGGTGGTCGCGGTCGAGCAGGCCGTCAGGGAGTCCGTCGGTAGACTCGACGGGTGA
- the tsaE gene encoding tRNA (adenosine(37)-N6)-threonylcarbamoyltransferase complex ATPase subunit type 1 TsaE, whose product MRTPLELRCTSASATATQALAAAIAPLVDDGDLLVLVGDLGAGKTAFTQGICRALGVDEPVTSPTFTLANRYQGRLVVNHLDVYRIEALAEAEDLALGELLDDGLTLIEWGDVILPALPEDRLDVRITFGAGDDDRVLEFTPVGAPWSDRFDRLVDALGEWTT is encoded by the coding sequence GTGAGAACGCCCCTCGAACTCCGATGCACCAGCGCGTCGGCGACTGCAACCCAGGCACTCGCGGCTGCCATCGCGCCGCTCGTGGACGACGGTGATCTCCTCGTCCTCGTCGGCGACCTCGGAGCCGGGAAGACCGCATTCACGCAGGGCATCTGCCGGGCCCTCGGGGTCGACGAGCCGGTGACGAGTCCGACCTTCACGCTCGCCAATCGCTACCAGGGGCGCCTCGTGGTCAACCATCTCGACGTGTACCGCATCGAGGCACTCGCCGAGGCCGAGGACCTGGCCCTCGGCGAGTTGCTCGACGACGGTCTCACCCTCATCGAGTGGGGCGACGTGATCCTGCCGGCGTTGCCCGAGGACCGTCTCGACGTGCGGATCACCTTCGGTGCCGGCGACGACGATCGGGTGCTCGAATTCACCCCGGTCGGTGCGCCCTGGTCCGACCGGTTCGACCGGCTCGTCGACGCGCTCGGGGAGTGGACCACGTGA